The DNA segment gaaatagatCTTATTTCtaattcaattcattttaatgcaatattataaaaataagtaaatagcaAAGAGCTCATCGCCGAGCTTCCCCCACCGTTGAGGTCCAGGAAAAGCACGGGGATGTGCTGCTCCATGCCGGGCGGGGGGCTCCAGGCGGCCGGCGCGCCGGGGATGGGGCTGCCGGGGCTCGGGACCAGCACCTGTCGAcacatatatatcattaataatcaataataatcaatgtctTAGTATtcattttaactatatatatagtttgatatagaaaaatataaattaatactcattaattttcatgtaaattaaacaaaattaattatgattggTCAACTTtagtaatgattttttaatgtgttttccACACAAAGCCGCAGTGATAATCTACTACGCATTTGAGTAGACTGACAGAAAATGTCTGATAGACGTCAAGTCAGactttaaaatagaaaagtaaataatgtttagAGCAGAATTTATctgcaaaattatataatcaaaccAGCATATTAGTAAGCTATATAAATGAACTCACCGCATTTCTCTCCTCGGTGAGAGACACCCACTGCTCGACGAGACTCTGTTCCCGCTCCATGTCACGCTCACTCTTCAATGACGGAGACATGTTCACCAGTTTCTATACAGTTAGAAAGCATTTTGAGACAAAGAAATAAACGCACACAATTATATGACTTATTTATACAAACACACAGCGCATAGGTCTGTTTAGTgtttttgaaattgaataaatttacttGTAACTGAGCGTGCAAATGTTGCCGGCGGCGAGCGAGTGCATCGCTCCAGCGTTCCCGAAGCACTGCCAAATCTTCTTCTTGGTACGAATCCAGAGGCTTTTGTAGTCGTgatctgattaaaaaaaaataatatactatctAAAAAACTCAATTAAACAGTTTACAAAATGATACgtctttataaaaacattattttttatttagttccatagacaataaaatatagtatataaaaaaatagtaagtatacaaaaagtaaaatatttgaataggtTCAACGCTCGAGTCGGGTAACAACGGGCGGTACCTGACGGTGACGGAGCCCAGCTCGACGCTGACGATGTGCTGGCAGATGATGGGCAGCGTGCCGGAGTTGGCGGCGGGCCGCACGCGCACGCCCACGCGGCGCTGCTGGCCCTGCCGCACCTGGTACACGCCGCCCGTCACGATGTCGGCGCGCGGGGACACCTGCGGCACACGCGGACGTCACATCCTCCACACATGGATTTAACACTATTTCATACAGTGCGAATGCTCTTAACTACATCTATCACGTATTTAAACGAACCTCGACCGGCGCGTACTCGCCCTGGTCGTTGAGCTCGTGAATCTCGACCCAGAGCTCGATCTTGCGTGTGAGCTCCGCCCAGCGGTCCGCCAGCGAGCGCGCCTTGGCCAGCTGCTGCTGCTCCACCTCCCAGTTGCCGCACACGCGGCTGAAGCCCGCCGAACGGTGACCCCACACCTCGATGGACAACGCACCCtctaaaaacagaaaatatgaTGATGGCCATATAAGTTCACATATACACTGCTAACGGTATAGGAACGCTTCTTTGTATGATAATTCAGCAAGCATTTCTCATAAATCTTTTAAGCAGATGAATCCagtaaaaatcaataacaatgATCGCAATTAGGTGGACGTCGACCCTCACCGGCGCAGTGCTCGACGAACTCCTCGGTGAGCGGCACGGTGAAGTCGCGGCGGTGGTCGAAGCGGAAGGTGACGAGCTGGTGGCGCGGcgaggcgggcgcggcggcgggcgcgggcggcgtgTCGGCGCTCACGTGCGGCGCCACCACCACGGGCTCGCCGCCGCCCCACAGCGAGTACTGGCAGAACACGAAGTTGGACAGCGACGGCGGCAGCCCGCTCGCCTGCTTGATCACCACGCGGACAGTCACCTGCGGGGGGAGGAATGGGGGGAGGGGGAGGAATAATAGTCAAAAACGAACGACTAacgttttcaaaaatattaaatattaaacgtcACGTTACCAGATATCAACGGACACATTAAAATGTATCAATTTATTGCAAATAGACTACTATtaagtacaaattatttttccaAAAGTTTGAAGTTACTTACCTGCTGTGTAGCGGGATCAATGGGTTCGTCGTCATCTCGCATATCACCAGAACTATCAGAGGCCGCTTCACATATCCTATCTTGTGGAAACTGCCCGGACACTCGACTTATTTCGacctaaaaatacaataaatgtttcatatacacatgaattataaacacatgaaaaataagacaacatttaaaatgtcaatCATTGTCACGTGTTATATAAAAGTCTAGGAACGTGTTACTAACCTGCAACCTTCCCGCTACTTCTCCTTGCTGACTTATAATGGGCGTGTGGTAGTCTAAGGTGACGTCATGAAACAGCGCTTCTAAGAAAATATTCGCTACGCCAATCAAGTTATGGTTTTCCTGTGACTCGTAGAACGGATCTAATGCTTTTTCGCCTTTTTCCTAAAGAGAAAGgatattcattaatatacttGACAATAGCATATAATAatgacttataaatataaaagtaagacCAAATAGAATCAGCAATTAAATTAATCccatatgaataaaatatgtgcaaagaaaaataaatatccatCAATTTTAGAACCAAGTCcaattgttgtatatatatataatacatattcacttttatattgttttattttaacataaaaaatataaattatcaaatatatttttctaaagaaGTGAAATTTCAATAAGttcgaatttataaattaaaagcattTCGTGTATATacacgagccgagatggcctagtggtaagaacgcgtgaatcttaaccgatgatcgtgggttcaaacccgggcaagcaccactgaattttcatgtgcttaatttgtgtttataattcatctcgtgcttaacggtgaaggaaaacatcgtgaggaaacctgcatgtgtctaatttcattgaaattctgtcacatgtgtattctaccaacccgcattggagcagcgtggtggaataagctccaaaccttctcctcaaaagggagaggaggccttagcccagcagtgggacattaacaggctgttactgtactgttactgtatatacacAGTGAAAgagtaaagttaaaattaaaaaaaagtaaaaacggGCTAGTGAAGTATGTGTGTCAACTACTATTGAAACGCACCGTTGGTGTATCGGGATCGATTTGAACTCCGTCCTGAAAAGAAATTTGTACATATGTTTGGTGCGTTAGTAACTCCGTCGCTTTgttacaacatacatattataagctAAACATTATGTCTTCAAGTTTAAGGTGCACATTGTTAGTAgcggtaattaattaaatttcagtgTTAATGATATATTAGATGAatgttaatcattattatagttcaatataaattataaaatatgattcttATACTAAACCTTTCAAAGCTtcctaaacaataaaaaattcgcGACATGTAACTTTACCGCTCAGACACGATGGATTCGGAATGGCGACGCCAGTACTATCGTATATAAAGTGTGAGATAGCGTACTACAAATTTTTCattctataaattaaacaatatgttcaatgaaatttaatactttttctaCTTTTGCCCTTAAAGGTGGCGTTCGTGGCGCTCCGTATCCGTCATGTCGGAATCCTTTCTCGGCCTTTAAGCGTAACATGTTTTGACCGTTAGTTAATATTTGCTCAGGCAATTCTTGGATACTTCAGAGCGGCAAAGTTACATGACATAAACAGTAGTATTGCAATCTCTaaactaaacattatttttttgaattagttTAGTATAAAAATGGCAAACAACAGAATCAGCACTAAAATCTAAAAAACTAAATACCTATCATTGCTTGAAAATTTTCTTAATCTtagcaaaaattaattaattacattataaaatattttatctttaaatactCACGTCTTCGACGATATCGTCTCTCTGCTGTCGACGCCTCCACTCGTCGTACATTTCTCTCATGTCTACGAGTTTGTTCTCCAGCTTCTCCATAGACCAAACCTGCGCGCCTCGTGTGGGGCGCTTTACCATTATTGCCGGTTCAGATACAAATGCCCCGCGCTATAGTAAAAACAATAGATTCAGTTTCATcaagaattttttaataatcccATATCACTTGTGTCAATGACAATGTTAAATGGTTCGCAAATAACGCAAATAACTAAGCTTACTCCAGGATAAGTTAATATACATCTTTTTTAATGTTGTAACGTCAATGTTAAATTCTGCTTCCAATATAATATGTGAATCAAATATGTACAGATTAACGTGCGTGCAGATACCTTTCTGTTGGGGCTAAGGTTCTGCGGCGGTATCTGCAGCGTGACGCTGAACCTGGTGTTGCGGCGCATCTCCTCGGCCAGGAAGTTGGCCTCCTGCACGAGCGCGTTGGCGCGCAGGATGTCGGCCTTGAGGCGGCCGAGCGAGCGCTTGAACGTGTCGTCGCGCTCGGCCGCCCAGCGCTCCACGCGCGCCGCCGTCGTCGGCGTGCACGCCGTCATTTTGCCTGCCAACACCAATACTCGCCATTGTAACCGTCTACACTACACTACAAATTAACCGTTTTATACTTCCTTTCATTCTACGCTTAAgccaaagaatattttttttttttttttattctaaaaaaaagggCTTTTTCGCATAAGCGAACATGCCGCCCTGGTTGAGAATTCTTAGGAGGgtacaaaatacaatatattaaacttaaaaataccttaattaatCACAGATCTAAGACTTAATTTGGACAACATTTTTGCGAGATTTGACGTCGGATCTGACAGAATGACATTGCATTGTCCAACAGACTTTATATCCAAATTAAGTCTAGTTCTAAGAGATTCGTTCTGAGCACATTCCATCAATACGTGCAAAAGATCATCAGGTACATTACAAGTTGAGCAGTTTGGAGAAGTTGATTTCCGCATCAGAAATGCAAACTTATTGCATGGGATGTGCCCAGACCGAAGCCGCagaattaatttcgtttcattaaaattcatgttaCTATTCTCAATCCAAGGATATCTGCATGGATGAGGCTGGATCGTACGGTACCATATACCTTTCTCCTTAGCTCTTTCGTCAAAGTACTCTTTCCATAAATCATAGCAATGCACTTTTAGATTTGGCAAGTAACTTTCAAATGAAGGTGTAAAGAGGACTTCAACACCGTCAGATAGCTTCTTTGGCTAGTACATCTACTTGTTCATTCCCTTCTATGCCTACGTGAGATGGTATCCattgaaagaaaattactttGTCATCTGATTGTAACTTAGATAGAAGCTTTAGAATCGCGTAAGCTACAGGTAACCCTCGACAGATCGAGGTACACCGAGCTAGGTGTTGAAGCGCGCTTTTGGAGTCTGACAAGATAACTACTTTACTGTAGCTTGTACACTCAATATAGCCTAAAGCCTCTAAAATAGCTACAAGCTCAGCTTCCATTATAGATACctctattttaatttggaatttagaataaatgttcaaattgaAATCCAAAAATGCAGCTCCTATTCCATATTTGTCTTTCGAaccatctgtaaatattttttgacagttGGAGTAAttcgaatttatgtattttatacaagtatttcGCAAACTAATTTGATGATACTCTCGCTTAGAACCGGTAAATCcttcgatatttgtttttagaatgctTGACATATCAATACTAGTTACCCATTGATCTAATGAAAACATGCCTAAACTTGAGAAAGAGTTGCATGGTTGAGATTTGTACATCTCGGAAATTTGTGCAAGTAAAGGTTTTTTCTTGTTAGTCCAGAATCTGTTATGTGTCAGAtctgttaattgattaattaatgaaaaagaagtattattatagaGTGATCTGTTTTTAAGCCAAAATTTTCCTGCCAAATATAATCTTCTTAAATACAAAGGAGGTAAACAAAGTTCACTCTCCATCACATGTATGGGAGTGGTCCTTATAAACCCTCCAATGTTTCGCATtgcttgattttgaattttgtcCAATTTCGATAAATTGGTTTTACAACAGTTGTCATACAAAAATGAACCATAATCTAATCTACTTCTAAGTAACGTTATATACAGCTTACGAATATGTTTTGGATGGACTCCCCAACCTGATCCTGTTAacaccttaaatatatttaaaaacttagacACCCTAGACACAATCTCTTTAATATGTTTAGTCCATCTAAGACCGCGATCCAGCCACATCCCCAGGTACTTAACATTATCCACGACTTCCAAAACTACATCATTTAgagtaatagtaatattgtgCAATTTGTGCTctcttgaaaaaatacatattttgctttttgttgatgaaatttctaaattaatatcatgGAATTTTTTGGCTATACAATCAAAAGCAGTTTGTAATCGGCTTTGAATGTCAACTAAATTATCAgaagaagtaaatattacaaagtcaTCGGCATATTgcgaaaaactaatataatccaTCGAATTAATAGTATCACATATATCAATTGTTGCAACATTAAATAGTAATGGAGATATAGGATCTCCCTGTGCAAGGCCTACTCCCGTAcatcttacaattttaaagtctTGGCCTTCAATAATCAGACatcgtttatgtaaaaaatcccacaaataattacaaagcatACTGCCTACACCTAATTGatctaatttacaaataagataTGTAACATCAACATTGTTATAAGCATTTTCTACGTCTATAAAACACCCCACTGTCATTAGATTTTTACTAAATCCAATTTGTACACTAGATACGAAGTCTGTTAGATTATCTAAGCAAGAGCGGGTTTTTCTAAACccttttgtttgtatttgtattttttgttaaaataataggAGCCTATTGGAAGTgtctaaattgtgattatattgCCAACGCGTAAACAACTGTTTCATTTAATACAGAGGGATGAATGATTACTGAGTATATTTTTGAGACACATACTGGTAACCATAAGTTGGGCCAAgagaaatttgttataaataaagaaatgaacACATTGCTATTCtgacaattttatatactttaaaatatccaATTCGCACTTATATTTTCACTGTAATATGTCATTTTCTTACCTAATTTTAACGGATCATACGAATACGGAGGATACGGAGTCGATGGAGATAATATGTTTCTGAGCTGTTGAAATTGCCGTTCATATTCTTGTCTCTGTTTTTCCAATGCCActgaaaaaattattttattattcttaaatttcttttttttagtaatgtGTATAGAATGCAGCTCTTTTAAAGTAAAAGCATGTTGAATATCAATATGTTAATTTGAAACGTCCAGTAACCTTGTTTATCCTCCTCGTGCTGCTTTTCAAGTCGCGAGATGGCGGTCTGTATCGGGTCGTTGCTGAGCTCGTTGAGCATTATCTCATCACGAGCGAAATTATAGTCGATGGGCTGCGCCGGTGTCTGCGGCTCGGACGTGGCGGCTGTAcaattgtaaatgtttaaaattaccaTTGACAGAGTGATTGTTATAAAGGAGTtctataagtttaaaaaatggatGTTACATAAAGTGAACAACTATATAAAGAGGCAATCTCGTTTACAAGAAAATTtaagtgtttgtttttttttaatacgctgCTGACAAAAGAGTTAcggtaattaattgtattatgatgttattgttattggatTCCTTTAAATGTTCATAAGTTGTAAACAAAGAAATCGTcagctattttaattattaataacaacaagTTTCTGTAACTATGTAAAATGTGACCGAGCACACTTACTGATGTCCTTGGGGCAGTTGACGCGGAAGAAGTGATGGTTGCCCCACAGGATGCGGTCGGCGTGCCCGAGGCGCACGCGCGACACGACGGGCGTGCCGTTGACGAAGCAGCGCGCGCCGTTGAGCGGCTCCATGTGCAGCCAGCCGCCCTCCACCACCAGCAGGCAGTGCTGCGGCTGAATGCCCAGACCCGACAGCTGAATGGCCGCTGCGCTGTCGGCGCCGACTAGCGTACGTTCCTGTACGAGTGAAACGTTTCATCGAAATTGTTACATAATACCAAACATTAACAATACGACATTTGTGTAACGTGtaacctatataaatatttaactgagTATCATGTAGTAATTTAATAGGAAGACAGTTGAGTTAAATTCAAGTAATCATATATGCGTACAGACGTTGACATTGTTTAGAAATATTGCCAGTGAATAAGCAGTTGCTGTGGCGTAAATATGATTTACATTCAATTTCTTTTCCCGCCAAATCGCTGACCCTAATTTTTCTTGCACAGTTAGCTAGTGTCAAAACACTGCGAatgtatatgtaagtatattatatgtatcagTTTTCTAATATTTACCTTTAAATAGTAAACCAATAATTCATTCAGCGATGGATCCGCATTCAGATTTACGAGATAAAACTTATTCTTTTCGACTTTAATACCACTCGCTTGTACACTAATGCCCATCTTTTCGAGGGCGTGCTGTCGTTCGCTTTGTATCCGACCTGCAGATTGAGAAATAGAAAAATTTATCTTGTGGATATTTTTGAGTCAAATAACCTTGTACTCATGTTGTATACTGACCGGTTTCAACCAGTTTTTCTTCCCACGTGCGGGACATTTCCTTCATCAGGTGCTCGCTTTGTGCCAACTGCTCATGAACGTCTTCGCCCACAGGAGAACCCTAAaacgattaataaatataaaagattttaaatatttataacgagtATCAGTtacgtattaattaattaattttgatctttctataagttttataaagtaaaattgtaGTATATTTTAGTAGTGTAACAATAAAAACCTTGAAAAAATATGCTTCAAGCCATATATTGATTGTTATGTAAGAAATTTAACCTCCAAGGCGCGATTGATTCGCTCCAAGTCAATAAAGTGCTACTTATGTGGCTGACGACGCAAATACTTTTATCTTATTAGCATTTTCTGAGCTGTTGAAACGCCTTTTACGGATTACCCATAGTTTTAACGAGGTTACTgacttaagaaaaatatatttaaaataatttaaacgtgATTTTCCTAAAGttacttaaaattttcattgtaaatagTTTTGATTCCTTATAAaacagtgtttatttttttaattaattaataaaaatctgcgacattaactaaaattattctCTGTAATATATAATCAGACGGAATCAAAAATGATTATAGTTTGTTTGATCTACGTGTCGATTTGTGATATACCCAAAAGTATATAATACCCGAAGGGGTATGGAAGCATTGCATGCAAAACTTATTGAAATATTCAATAACTTTTGTTCGAATCATCTTCCTAATATGATTCTCAAATTATTCTGATTACATTATCTTGTATTTGAAAGCATAATGCTGTTTAACTGAATACTTATTTCGCATTGAATGGATATGAGGATAACGaaacgttattataatataataataatcagcaATGTTAAAAACGAAATACACTCGATTATACCATAAAAATGAATGGTTAAATCGGACCGCACAATCTATTTTTAGACGAGATGTCTCAGAGGAAAGGATACATGGATATTAACCGAAGATCGCAGCATCGAACCCGGACAAACAACCAGTGTCTTTTAACAtgtgttatttgtattttcatacTAAGAAACCACGTGTTTCGCGGTAAAGAAACATGCATGTTTCCGATTGAATTCTGTCACAGGAGAATCCACCAATCAGCATTAGAGCatcctggtggaataagcagcAAACCTTCTCCATAAGAGGAGCAACAATAGAGATTATAAGTACTAACAACAGCTCCCACAACAGCAACAACTTGGTAATCTTATCTcgttaacgttttttttttaattattacaattttttatatttacattggtGCGATTTAGGTAATACActgtactttaatataataacgtgGATTTAACAATTTACCGTTGCATGCTTGAGCATCTCCTTGAGCGCTTCGACTTCCTGGCGCAGTTCTCGAATGATCCTCGCATTGGGATCTTCGTTGACGACAGCGTGGTTGACGATACGTTTGGCACGGTCTGCGTATCTTAGCGTCGACAATGTCTCTTCATAGTTATCTGCCGCTGGTGATACTGTAGCTACCTGTATAATGatttacagtaaatattattgCTTGCATGTAACAATACGTAAATGGTTACTTATATAGAACTCAACagagaagaaaatatatttcaaaatgagAAACAAAATGGCCCCCTACCATAACAGTTTTGCTGTTTCCTCCAAGATTATCCTTCAAGAGCCACGTGAGCACTGAGTCTCTGTAGGGCACGAACTTGTCCTTGTTGTTCTTGCCTGAAGACTGATCTGCTAGTTTCGATATGACGAGACCCAATGTTGTTAGCGATCTGTTGACAATGACATTTTGAAACGCAAATTCCAACACTACTTTGATAAATTCAATTGATAAAACATTCAATCGCAATCACAAATATTAAGTGgtaaatgaattaattgtatatattgcaTTTATCTTACTTGTTGATATTGGATCCTTCTTTCAGCCGATCTCCAACCGCGCCAGTCTTTACTGCCCTCTCTGATCCTGCCAAGTCGACTAAGGACAGCCTTGCCACTTTTTCCCCCGTGACCCCAGTTGCGGCGTCACAGAGGGTTTGTGTCAACACAACGCTGAAGACGGCATGTGATCGCGATGATTCACTGTTCATATTAGTAGCAGCGACTGTCCGTGACTTGTTACCTTCTGTCATCAAGTTGTCTATGtcctataaaaatacaaaagttttattaggtgcgtacttttaattttagttcTGTTATATAACGAGACAAAAAATGATCTAAGGCAAAtcgactaaattaaaatatatttgtattgttataacGTAAGGATTGTTATGCtgttattgaaatatgtataagaCTGGGAAATTCAAgattgtaagtaaaataatgtaagtaaaataatatattcactcCTGCGTACAAACAAAgcaaaataacgaaatattaaacaaaatgtaatcaCTTGAAAACTCAGGAGAGGTTTTCTCGTATCTCATTTATCCTTAACTTAGATTTACGTGTTCAGACGTCTAAtttcactttattattattgttttaagaaCAAAGATTAAAAGGGAATTCAAAGAAAATCTAATTACTTTCCAATTGAAACTtgttgtaaatgttttaatcatGAATGTCAAATAACGTTTTAATCTACTTTTGAgtcttttacttttatatgtataatttatctcaATTGCCCTTATTTTCACAGACGGCATCGAAACGAAAGGAATTAACGCGACTTACTTGTGCCAATTCATGACGAAAAGATGGATTTACGTaacatttagtaaaaaaactAACCAATTACATCTAAATATTTTTCGGATTTGTAAATGACCTACATTCTAACGACAAAAATCatcttgattaatattataaatgagaaagttagtgagtttgtttgtttatttgttacgttttcacttAAGTACTGAATTGGTCGTCAAGAATGCACGTTATTAAGGGTGcaaaaaaggacatagggtatctAACATTTGAAACCCAGTGCGCGGGCGAAGTTGGCGGCACAAAATAGATTATTATACACTTGCTTGCTAACCTCACAACGAATAAGTTATTGAACCAATACGTAACAAAACGTACATTGATGTGTCCTGGGACCTTTATAAGGACATAGGTATATAAATTACGGAAAAACAATGAATGTAGACATAGTCGCGGGGTATTGTGACTCACAATTAACTAGTACATTAATTTGATGTACAATGTTCTAGTTTTATCAGCGCCATAAAAGCACCAAGtcgttaaatactttattacatcATTTCAAATATCTCCactattatcaaattaaatgtttgagtTTATGTACTTAAACCTTCCCGGGATATACTCGTATCTAAATAATTGTGAAAACGGTATTTATATCTAAAGTTTAGTTTAGAAGTTATCAAACAAAGAGAGAGAGGCGATAAACGACGTTATTCTAAAATAGTTTAAGATTTATTTGCATCTAAAccatattatatgaattaataaaaagtgaatAGCAGAGATTTTGTGAAAGTAAATGCTCTGTTCAAGTACGTCTTAACGGCTGAACTGATTTCCATGAAATTCAATACAGACAGTTCGTAACCTTGTCAAGGGCAGAAGACAGTAAAAACAGATAGAAGCTTATACTAAAGCTaagacttttaaaaaaatagtattatttattcttattataattaggtattgtaatgatatattaaaaaaaattaacaaaaaaaaaaaacagcaaaatattaatcatcagtCGAAATATGACAGATGTAATCAAAtctattcatttatattcatgTTTGTAACTTTGTAGTTGAATTCACTAGAAATTCAACCATGCTCTCGAACTTCGTTGACTTAATGATCTATAAAGTCCGACCTAGATTTACCTTCGGAGACTAAAACTAAGACTAAGTTCTGTAGTGAAATTCAATTATATGTACAAGGTTCGCTAAGACGTTATTAGGTGACTTATTTgttatatacctataataaaaactctttataatgaaaaaaaattatatatatacagtaaacagtaacaacctgttaatgtcctactgctgggctaaggcctcctctccctattgaggagaaggtttggagcttattccgttGGCTacccatatatatacatataggttTAGATTTACGAGTATGTGGCGTGACGTAAAGGAAGGCCGAGTTCTATTTAATAGTctacaataacattaataaataatttatttacttagtaaAGGACGAGCTTATTCTacaagtatatatgtatgtaaaataatactttttaaccaaaaaaatatatatataaatttatattacttgtatgttaataaacataaattaaattaacttacaatttatgacaaaaatctgataaatataatattatctgtgtTGTGTaaaccataaaaaataattactagcaTTCTTTATTTAGCACCTGCTTAATTGTACATAAAACGTCTAGTCTATAAACGCATAAATGGACGTCTTGTGCTATTTATCCTTTAAAACATCTATGGCGCTAATGCTAGTATTAATGTTGGTAAAATCATGTAAGCGTCAATCAAATAACAACCGGCATGAATTACAAATTCCTGAtatggtaaataaatatcatcataATCACCATGCTATATATAGAC comes from the Nymphalis io chromosome 1, ilAglIoxx1.1, whole genome shotgun sequence genome and includes:
- the LOC126772319 gene encoding kinesin-like protein KIF13A isoform X5, yielding MASDKIKVAVRVRPFNRRELELGTQCVVEMEGQQTVLQYPQSTHDKERKQPKTFAFDHCFYSLEPTLPNFASQKTVFECLGRDILDNAFEGYNACIFAYGQTGSGKSYTMMGAPGPNEGGIIPRLCDALFERIARQQSPPALTYKVEVSYMEIYNERVHDLLDPETTRRSLRVREHVILGPYVDGLSQLAVSSFQDIDNLMTEGNKSRTVAATNMNSESSRSHAVFSVVLTQTLCDAATGVTGEKVARLSLVDLAGSERAVKTGAVGDRLKEGSNINKSLTTLGLVISKLADQSSGKNNKDKFVPYRDSVLTWLLKDNLGGNSKTVMVATVSPAADNYEETLSTLRYADRAKRIVNHAVVNEDPNARIIRELRQEVEALKEMLKHATGSPVGEDVHEQLAQSEHLMKEMSRTWEEKLVETGRIQSERQHALEKMGISVQASGIKVEKNKFYLVNLNADPSLNELLVYYLKERTLVGADSAAAIQLSGLGIQPQHCLLVVEGGWLHMEPLNGARCFVNGTPVVSRVRLGHADRILWGNHHFFRVNCPKDITATSEPQTPAQPIDYNFARDEIMLNELSNDPIQTAISRLEKQHEEDKQVALEKQRQEYERQFQQLRNILSPSTPYPPYSYDPLKLGKMTACTPTTAARVERWAAERDDTFKRSLGRLKADILRANALVQEANFLAEEMRRNTRFSVTLQIPPQNLSPNRKRGAFVSEPAIMVKRPTRGAQVWSMEKLENKLVDMREMYDEWRRRQQRDDIVEDEKGEKALDPFYESQENHNLIGVANIFLEALFHDVTLDYHTPIISQQGEVAGRLQVEISRVSGQFPQDRICEAASDSSGDMRDDDEPIDPATQQVTVRVVIKQASGLPPSLSNFVFCQYSLWGGGEPVVVAPHVSADTPPAPAAAPASPRHQLVTFRFDHRRDFTVPLTEEFVEHCAEGALSIEVWGHRSAGFSRVCGNWEVEQQQLAKARSLADRWAELTRKIELWVEIHELNDQGEYAPVEVSPRADIVTGGVYQVRQGQQRRVGVRVRPAANSGTLPIICQHIVSVELGSVTVRSRLQKPLDSYQEEDLAVLRERWSDALARRRQHLHAQLQKLVNMSPSLKSERDMEREQSLVEQWVSLTEERNAVLVPSPGSPIPGAPAAWSPPPGMEQHIPVLFLDLNADDLTTNSSGEEVTVAGLHSILPKEHGNKFYELQILHHHDKDVSAVASWDSSIHDSQYLNRITEANERVYLILKTTVRLSHPAPMDLILRKRLALNIYKRQSLTDRIRKKIVRIDQLASTGVTYEVVSNIPKASEELEERESLAQIAATGEEASAADGETYIEKYTRGVSAVESILTLDRLRQSVAVKELEQARGQPITMRKTASVPNFSQLSQALETAAKNGTNIMRLDSSFESLSGLGGGRSGSVADLADEAPRRPVHRHSYAAPAHADADVAPAKPFGLARPTFLNLNLNLNSLRLQTPNKSSPASGKLGLRMTTLHEEPGRRNDDDSHSEPESAPTDELTTPRSNRTRSRATSRGFLPTSKTLDSLHELACERVPNKNSPSISSSGYGSQAVSSSNLTNDDTLSIRSMSVDDTPDFDKTMDYTHLSRTKTSMAGLRNEITELRNDITELKNEIVESKNELEEASFEKAKTPVLTPGSRNRINPFLRDCEEISKEKDGQLVDPLGAIPVESAVLSSQLHKVEPVQVNGETAHETSFGEAEVESLSSEQSSHEARSRETSSVGESDSPGSDSVVNTSLPAGKVVRRRAGAASRSAARPRSAHEPGAAPGAAPGLAHATSAERIADEDFESSRHPVPEWLSVGESVQLRLSSSTGVVAYVGPTTFAGGVWVGVELDAPTGKNDGSVGGTRYFSCRARHGIFVRADKLVHDRRGRSARAFRDAELRRAASKGEGLHNLHRSRSRGDSINAVGTKTRGK